The genomic region GCAATTTCCAGCCAGCCCTAGGTATTCCCACCCCTCCACCTGTCTCCGGAGGTAACTTGTTTTATTCCCGAGGATGCAAAGCAGCACAGGACCCTGCCCTGGCACTGGCCAGCATCTCCCCTTGCCCACCTGGTAGCAGGGCTGGCCAAGGCACCGCAGTGGCATAACATAAACACAGGCAGTGTAAATTCACTACTGGAGTGATCTCTACAGCCAAAAAGTTACTTTCAATGTATGCATCAAAAAAAAGTCCCATTTGACAACAGCACATTTCCTTTCTTGTGTTCCTAAAAAAAGTCTTGGCACTACTACTCCAAGGCGATgggctggggaaggtgagggcaagGTCAGCAGAGGCTGCATGAATGTCAGAGTAAGAGCAGCAACACCGGCTTAAAGACATTCCCTGCTGACTGTAAGTTTCCTCACTCCTCCGAGTATTACCCCCAGGGTCTGAATTCACTAAGTGTGGCAGTTCATAAACGGAGCAGCAACACCAGACTTTGGCAACGCAAATATTTAGCAACGGGTAAGGGACACATTTCCTTCACCAAGACAGACCGAGCCAAAGGCTGCAGGCGAACGGAAGGAGCTGCGACCAGGGGGTCACTGTGGTGCCCATAGCCATAGGTCAGCACTCCAGCACTACTCTAGCATACTGTATTAACATTTTTTGATGCCACATTTTTACATTCATGCTTAAAACTGGGAGGACAAAAATAACTGTAGATCAGGAAGAAGAAACTATGGTGAGCTCTAAGGATGAGGCGAGAAGTATAACGCCCTTACGCTGTATATGTGAGTTAACTGGGACACGCCGAGAGGATTAAGGGAACAGATTCAAGAAGTCGGGTAACTTGAACTGTCTTGGTAAATATCACAGCCTGAGACAGCTGCCGGAGACAAGGAAAGCAGAActacacagagagaaaaggagaccAAAATTATTCTCAGTGTAAGATCCCGCAAGTCGCATCTCTGAAGGACTGGCATTACCGTCACCTTTTTCAGTGCACAGCACTATGCAGTTCAGAAATTACCGCACACGCTGCACAATAAAGTCGGCGGGAAGAGCACTTTACTGGAGAGATACTGGAAAactaagataattttaaaaggacaCAAAAAGAGACCTTGAGAAACCAGTGCCTGGACTGAAATTCAAGAGGGTTGGAATACTTGCAactaacatttaatttttagtatCACCCTGGATAAAGTATCATAGgatcttctctccctctccagcCCCGATGCGGGATATCTAGCAGGCTTGCAAACAAGCTGTATTTGTGctcaaaaaaagcaaatgcataacTTCCAATTCAAATATGTATAATCAAATTTTGCAACAGCAGAATCTCGATTCAAGTTCTAGTGGGATGGGATGAGGCCATATCCTACCAGAGGCGTTAAGTGAAAGCAAACTCATTTCCCAGGCCGGTGTCCTGGAAGAATTTATAGGACTGAACATGTCAAAGTGAAACACTTTGAGCAACAGGAGTGAGAAAAGGATGAAAACGGTAGGATACGTGGCTCCAGCGAGGGATACATTCAGGAGTTCACAGTGCAGTCAGAAGAGCTCGAACTAGTAAAGTGCTGTGCCAAGATGCTGCGCCTCACTGGCGTCACAGCAGCCTGTACGCAGGATGGCACTACCCACCGTACGGGTGACTCGGCTGTGCCGCACCGCCCCGCCAGCTCTTTTCCAGCAGGTCACAAGCAGCTAGCAGGGGCTCACTGTGCATCCAGCTCACCATGCTGCAGTTGGAAAAATTACCTAAGAGGATCCATTACAGAGCTATAGCAGAGGTGAAGGAACGCACTTCAACCAGAAAGCGAGTACCAGATAGACGTGGGAAAGGGTCTTCCAGCACGTGGGATGGAAAAGTTCCTTTCCATACAGGCATGGCTCTGTAAGACTGTGAGTAGCCCCCTTGCAGtgttctttctttgctgcagttaCCATTATTTCCTGGATATTACACAAAACTTGTGAACCTTAACACTGCTATCGCTTTCAGTTCCTACCACAGCAGCAAGGAGTGGCCCTGACTCATCCGTGCAGGGCTGCAGTTGCTCAGCGGGGGTTCGCAAGAGCCGTGACGCTGCAGGAAGACGGACGGACGTCGCCAACTGGACGTATACGAATGTGAATCTGCTGGTGGGCATGTGAAACCTAAGAGGAAtagttatgaagaaaaaaaaatggagcaagAGTCAAATGATGATGGAGAGGGGACAGAAGGCGATTTTTAGTAAGAGTTCATTATCTAGTTTTTTGCAAAGAGAGTTAACCTGATAAACAGCAAAGCTGTTAGTAGCCATTTAGAATCACTTATCATGTTCCTCTTAATTTGGTAACTGAGAGCTCCTATACCACCTACCAGGAAAGAAAACATGTCTaaacttctcttcctttcctccaaacAAAGTTTTGATGGCAAAATCCTTTTGGGATAATAGTTTCACATGcattcacagatttctttttttttttttaaaaaaaaaaaacaacaacacagaaTAATCATCAGTTTCTTCTATTAGCAAGTATATAAATACAAACCAAGCAATGGAATTTTTACTACAGTCATTTCCCTTTCGTTCCTAAGCAGACCCCTCGAGCAACACTGGGCTGCGAGGGCTGGCCATGCGCTCACTCCATCTGCGCTAGAGAGTTTCCGAGACTGTATCCTTACAGAACAGAGCTCCCTGGTAACGGACCGCCAGCTCTGACAATTCACAGTCACTGAAGCTCACTGGCAAGGTTAGGAGAAACCTTCCTCCAGACCAAACTGTTCTGGGTatcactgctgtattttttttctttttttttaattattattattttaagagtGCTAGTTTCAGCAGGTGGAGAGATAAATAGAAGCAACTGAGCTCCATCAAGGTGCTTTGAAACAGCGCCAGGTTTGGGATTTTACACACCTTTGTACAAATCATCTGTCTGCTACTGAAGTCACTTTCAGTTTTGTAACAGCTTTTAGACAAGCTATACTTCAGCTGCTCTGGGAAACACGCTGTGGTTGACTGTTGGTAATTTACTGTTCTTTGCAACTTCTTTCACTCCTGTTCAACAGACAAAAATCTGATGCCACAAAATGACAGATTTCTTTGAAAGTGAGACAGGGAGCTCCTCAGATCATCGTTTTCAGGAATTCAAGAcatattactattttttttgtaATCAGGTTTATGTTTTATGCTACATATTAAAAAGCAATACAACTTCACTTCAAAGAAAACCCTGAACTTCCAGTCTACGTATCTCAGGTAACTGAGGAACCTATCTGAGTATCAGCCTGCTTGCTGTCAGTCTACTTACATCTTCTGCCTGAGAAATCACCTGTTGACTACCACAACAGCTTTTCCACCTCTTGAGGTGTTAGGACTGTTTATAGCCTATAAAAGGACCTGCATTATACCTGTTTGTATAGTATACACTATATATAGCCTTAAGGTATAGTCTATCACCTATATAATCTTTACAGCCTGTAAGTTAGATTTCTGGCATGGTAATCGTAGCTATTTGGTTACTCACCCAGTGGGTCTGCTCCTACGGGTGTACCATCTgccctgttaacatgccaaatcATCAAGTAAACATCATTTTAGGAGCTGGGTAgaaaaacctgttattttttcAGCAGTGAATCTGGTAAATTCTCCATTTCTGGGAAGCACTGAAACACTTTATGAGCTTGCTATTCATAAAGTTTGCAATTTTGAATCaatcaaagctgaaaatatttaaataaatgaaagtctGCAATCCTGCCAACCCAACCAATTAAGCTTGACTTGTAAAGAGATCTGTTTTTACCCCCCAATCTGTACCCTCCCAAGTGATTTGAAAGTAGCTTAAAGCGCAATAAACACAAATAGACCTTTAACTACCACCTGTATAAAAACAGAACTGTTATTCTACAAAACAGGACAGGGTAGACTAATAAATATGCTGTGACTTGGTTTAGAAAATGATCTATACTTATaaatatagtatttttctttaattttttttcctgtatttgtctTTGTTTGTGATAAGCAGCTTGCTATTTCACTAGAACTTGCTTTCACCTGTAGAAGAAATCTTTTGCATTGCACCCTTCCGCTGCAGCACACCAACAGAGCAACTTCTACCCTCTGCGCTGAGATACCTGCAAACTTCTGCAACACACTTCTATCCGTCAGTCACATATTCTGGACTCACATGATTCCAAGTCCCCACATCgcattttttccactttgccCTCTTGCAGAGAATTTAAGAGTATGAGAAAGCTGTCCTCTGTTGAAAACCTAAGTGTACGGAGGACCCAACAAAGCTGTAGCGGTAACTTAGAGGCTCTCTCAGCACAGCAGAGTTTACAGTTCCCTTCTAGGCAGTGCAAACAGCCACAAGTTCTTCCCTATGTCCTACCTGCGATATACAGTCacccagagaaagagaagaaaatagataGTTTCCTTCAGTTGAGGAGGGAAGAATATTTTTTGCTAATGGTAAGAAGTTGTTTCATAAAATATAGTTTATCTCTGTTCCCATACGTTATACTCTCTTCTTTATAAACTGTCCCTGCAGCATCAGAATCCCTCTCCATACTTTTTCCCATAACGCTCCAATCCCTGCTTGGATTATTGGCAACACAAGCAATGCTGCGCAATtccctgataatttttttttttttttttttttaaattaaatgcccTACTTCctacccccaaacccaaaacacacacacgcaaCCCACCCCCCCAGCCACCGTCTCAGTGATTCAGTCAGGACGGATTCACAGCATTGCTTACTCTGTGCAAGTGATAAAAGTTTTTCTTAATAGGCCACATAAAATCTTTTGTATCTCTGCCTTAGAAAACACACGGTCCCTGATGCAGATTAAGAATTATAATGAAACAGGATTCTGTGGAAAAATGGCACAGACCTAGAAAACCACCCACCtccattttaatttcaatatcCAGTGTATGCAGACAATAGgttctttccctccttttttaaaaaaataaagctactttCCTCTATTCAGTATCCTgatcacatgaaaaataaagatgagggctgggggaaaaggagTGGGGAAGAAGAGGTGGGAGAGTTTTCCATTAAGATGGCACCGTATCAGGAACAAGAGCCTCACTGAAACACAGCTTTTAGTTTTAAACCAGTTCTTTGGAGAAAAATGCACAACCCCAATAAAACAATGTAACTTTGCTTCTGTGCACGGCTCAAGAAAGCCGGTTTGAATTTGGTGGTAGGTCAGCCATATTCTGATGAACTATTTTCATTGGTTCTCACAGTTTAGAGGTGACGTTTAGCAGGCACACTTTTTCTCCTCTGGTTTTGCTGAATCTAGCTTTCCCGAGCTTCCTCCGTTGGCTGTGTCGGAGACCTGTGTCTTGTCCACGCACTGCTCCATACGCTTCATTATCAAGTCCAGAAGCGTGTCCACAGCCTTCTCCACGTTCTGTCCGGTAGCAGCACTTGTTTCGAAGTACGGTATGCTACggtggaaaggaaaaggtttgCTGGAGAGACTTTTAAAGACAACCGAGACTCAACTCTCTGTAACACCCTCAGTGCAGCTATCAATGGTGGGTTTAGTGGCAATGAAATGAATGGGACAGACTTCTGGTTTGTCGGGACTCTACTTCCTTGCTGGGCAGAACCCAAACTCCTGCTCCTAAGCACATGGTGGCATGATGACATGAGCACAAAAATGCCACATTAATTTACAAAATGTATCCTGGCATTTTGACTTCAAATTGCGATAACATCAGCACAAACCTTGGCTGAAAAAGTCTTTCGGGTAACCAGAAAGTCTACTTTAAAGAGAAACCTAAGTCTGCATTACAGAAAATTTCAGAGACCACAGAACATaccagaaaccttttttttagGCAGATAGTTACAACTATTGCTATTTAGCAGTCCCTGTAAGTACtgtctccctcccttcctgcctACTTATAAGCGCAACTTAACTTGGCTGTTTCCATTCTGAAATCCCCTTTGAATCCAGAATATTGCCTTCCAAATCGTCTTTTTCAGAAGAGAAGATTATCAATCGCTCCAGCACTTCCATCGTATGAAATCGGGCATGAGCTACCGTCTCCTCAGTGTCACTGTCCTCCTTACCTGGCTCCACACAACtctttaatattcttttattatttttaagtctaATTTGTTTACTACTCCTCACGGTCTCTCAGGCCATCTTCTGCTGCTGGCCCAATTCTCTCTGAACATCCCTCATTGTACAGTAAGGgccactaaggaaaaaaaatacacattcttTTTATCCACAGCACTATTTACTAATTATATTAACTATCAGCCAATTTATCCAGTTACAGGACACTCTGCAGATGTTTTTAGTGCAAAGTAATGTAGAAGGCTCACTAGAACAAGAAAAAGGCCATTAACCGTTTTATTATCCATcagggaaaaacaaataaattcagtGCCACTGCACACCTAGAACCTGACCAAAATCCACAGGTGTCTCCACTTCCAAACTAACTAGAAAAGCAAATTATAGAAATTGTTAGTTCTTTAGTTCATGACACTGAGTGTTCATCTGCCTTTGGTATAGTCTGTCCTGAACTCTCAGGACAAGCCAACATCCCAAGAATGTAGTTTTCTAGTAAGAATGTTTCATTCCAGCCTTATTTCTTATGTTGTAATATTTTGGCCAAACTACTAGAACAGTGTGTTTCATTCTATCTATTTCCTATTCAAACAGGTCGATCTGAAAGCATGGCAAGTTGGATATCAGGTGATACTGCAATGCCTACAAATCTTAGGGTTTGTAAGTATACTTGCAAGTATCTCTAGCCAGTCATCAGCTGCACCTACAACAGTTATAGACTAAATTTAGCTTCTGTCATAATTTGCTTACCCATATTTGTCTGCCAGGTCTTTTGCTTGCCTTTCGTTTACCTCCCTTTGGTCTGATAAATCAGCTTTATTACCAATTAAGACTATATCTGGATTCTCACAATATGCATTGGCTTGCAGCTGACctagaagcaaaaataaacaggagTTAAGAGAATGTTCGAAGCGCCTTAGAGACCAAGATCGTtgacaaaataattcaaaataccTTTCTGGCTCCCCACCTCAAAATATCCTAGACTAACCAGCCAACCACTTTATGCCAAACACATTTCCTTGTCGTACATTTACTTGCTAAGGGGAATTTTTCAAAATAGGAAGTAGAAATGGTACTagaaaattatttccagtatTTATTTTACCAACATACAAAAAGACTTAGCTGCAATGAGGTGCACTAAACACAGTGCTTTAGTGGAGGAGAACCTCCACCAGCCAGAACTTTTATTCTACAAGACTCATAAGGACATTGTGGAAGTACAAACAACATCCCACGTCATCTGCAAATGCAGCTCTTCAGAAGTATAGGACAAAATCCTCAAGCACGTTTTTCTCTTGGATATACTCAGTGGTTTGAATGCAGTTTTATCCATTTGAAGATCCAGGCGAAAGTACTGTCCACAGCCTCGCCCCTCGTAAGTAATTGTACAAAGCCATTTACTTACACTTGCCTCAATCCTGAGGGGACTGACTTGAAAAGGCGCAGTATACACAGAAGAATATTAGAGACTCAGCTTGGTAAGCAGCGGAAGACTGTGATGATGGGGATTGTTTAGTGGGAGGAAGGAATCTCTGAAGAAGATGGAGCTGTTTTCACAAAGCTATCTGGATTCTCACGTTATCCCCACCTTCAGCTTGTTTGCTGGAAAACTGCCAGCTGGAAATGTACTGGCCTCTGTCCTTCCAGCACTCTAAATATcctcaattaaaaacaaactttaagaATTTAACCTTTGTTTCACTTTTGGTCTAGCCGTTGTCTGAAGGAAAACCAACGACAGCAAACACTATGGGCTTTCAAACCAAATCCTCAAAGCCCaatcttaattttaatttaaacctcAAAGCAGATAGGAAGGAATCACACAAATAGAAAACACACCATAAAGATAACAGCAATATCCAAAGTACAGTTTCCAAGCTCCTGTATATCATCTAAAATATGGGGTATGGCCAAGGAAGTGTCGAATGCCATGAATTTTCAAGAGGCAACAGATTTATTCAAGTTGTACCAAATCCAAACAAGATTATGAAGAATATGCCCAAAAGAGTCTGTCGTGCAAAAAAGAGAAGAGCATGTATCTTTCCAATTTGATGAAGCTTTCACCCCAAATTACAGGCTGCAAGTACCCCACTTATGGCTGCACTAGACATAACTACTTTCTTTGTTTGTGAGCTGGAAAATGCTCAATGACGTGCATGAAGCCTAGAAGCCTAAAATACACAAGAAAGCTTCAAGTCAACCGATAAACGCAAGCTCTACGGTTCTACTTACTCATCCAATTTCTGACATTTAAGAAGCTCTGTTGACTGGTGAGATCAAACATTAGTAAAAAGCCCATAGCATCTCTGAAAAACGCTGTGGTGAGACTTCGAAAtctgaaggtggaagaaaaaaagaaaacatagctcTATTAATACAAAGTGATCTCTAAGGTAAGCACTTTTCTGGCAAGCCTGAACTGAGTAAAGGCAAAAGAGATAGAGTAAAGCTTTTCTGAATTGCTTGTgcaaaaattctatttaaatataTCTTGAAATCTGAAGAGTCTGCAAGATTTAGTGGACATACGTTCCCTtggaagtaaaaacaaaataaaataatccttgaCTTTCATTTTAGCTATGATGCATCACACCAGTCAACATTTATTAATCAGTGTGTTAGTAATTTACCAGAGGAAGCTTATATGTGAGAATATAAACATTGTCAGTGACTAATCTATTAGTTCAAATTCTGCCTGATTTAACCAAGAGCGAGACAggttgcctaaaaaaaaaaaagataccgaAGCATTTAGTGTATCACAGATCAGTGATAGAAATGGATTCACCAGCCGAGATTACACACACTTAGTCGATGGATGCGCACTACTCAATATAGTCAATattaaagcaaacaaaggaaGAG from Aptenodytes patagonicus chromosome Z, bAptPat1.pri.cur, whole genome shotgun sequence harbors:
- the LOC143173231 gene encoding ras-related protein Rab-27B, with the translated sequence MTDGDYDYLIKLLALGDSGVGKTTFLYRYTDNKFNPKFITTVGIDFREKRVVYNSRGPNGSPGKAFKVHLQLWDTAGQERFRSLTTAFFRDAMGFLLMFDLTSQQSFLNVRNWMSQLQANAYCENPDIVLIGNKADLSDQREVNERQAKDLADKYGIPYFETSAATGQNVEKAVDTLLDLIMKRMEQCVDKTQVSDTANGGSSGKLDSAKPEEKKCAC